A region from the Acyrthosiphon pisum isolate AL4f chromosome A1, pea_aphid_22Mar2018_4r6ur, whole genome shotgun sequence genome encodes:
- the LOC103310560 gene encoding kinesin-like protein KIN-7I, which translates to MDSCNIKVAIKARPLNHKEQLDDRVYWKVESDSVIHIDPITKKKNGEQFFFDRVFSDKSTNYDVFDDIVKPIIDRGVQGFNGTVFAYGQTGSGKTFTMSGDQSNPGIIPLAINYMFNAMNNSSSREYLLRACYLEIYNEKVIDLLEKKNNKNQTKKIEIQKDGLHITPLKAIVCQNSQMVIDLMKIGEKNRSIGETDMNERSSRSHTIFRMILESRNVDDDCDGAYQQSVINLVDLAGSERSSQTQSSMERFKEGCKINSSLTTLSLVIQQLSECPDSSQHINFRDSKLTRILQTSLGGNSLTAIICTITLAVEDQTSNTLSFASRAKKIKNTAKVNENVTDETLLKRYRVQLSKLNKELEGIKQNQFENDEVNEIKYKYQEEKRTNEELKERIMRLQNNMITSAAHTEQPPNKKGYQRRRTWGGKLDNTFSSNSILETIEEDVNMHRPSVPPNFGNLNKDLKTPLEPFEWDLIREEDRSAVTESTNNENTEHHFSPPSNIPFNVCETPKKVLRERVDNYRNMFEMSMKENNELREFTTLEKQMFYNNNEQLKDLSNLRKQVENLQTEKNESEKMIEKLKYSIQVVEHEKRDIEVIMEVQKNKYDKREMELLATIQETRYELQLKEDQIKKTILSDNFMTEKQEEIKRLEMKIKEMYQLNNTYINEIDTLKLQLLNKDQQLNTELSKECSLLNELSLLQNNAVEVKSVPGAIKYLADEGYFTLKKCEILELDQLLEHIHNTVGKLQLENQSLIDENNNLKLITNEFNIQMKNIKEENYELRLKLNTIEEYIKSTIKDFSESSEIDVDNSDTNSLIDFAVKHFEDNTNKIDILSNKNLILEEKLSLSNTKLCDIKSFVFNDLDCILQSISDMELESSTEMEKFKKQLSETLEENLFLKSSIQAFNKLTFDCVDIIEQVKTNHSKLVYLQTELTVCNAVKNELQVQIEELNSLNANLNMFIDNQTKVENEIKENLDAKSIDLNDARSKIVEMQLMIKDNEIESKSNVIVLNQLRTELETVKSYLKDKSNMIVELEETKLELLSKYSELEKCKSNAKYIDEKEEIEKKLQDELVTKTSGLQNALDELKEINFKLELNDSELEKLKTSLSLVVSEVGEKLKLIEMENSKSELAKSKELEETSHLSIINSTLAVKSESENEIHTELLIKTKELENAISQVNVLQLTIEEMKIKTISDSTVIERLNNELDTVKFELGEKSKLMDEFKINESEETMCNSLGTISELNSTITKLTSELEDKLRHEKALKNELQIVTVELDDTVSKVDEVKSVINILNMKHESYISIVEQLNYELNCIKTTLNEKTQLIFELENTNLELSTKCKNTEDEINKTIHDLKVNLEDKIKVENEIRDELNTKTIELDHAMSQEQNYRIKLESMESELKSNAIVLDQLTIDLDMKSNVISKLENINSELIIKCDKINEAMLKNMKDNELTYTDIQCQLQQVLQEKSLIQTDLNLISQKFMELSEHHDETKNILENKVKLEILNYHRLYKEFVNLSCDIESLLKRQSTKEFNLREEILVKSTELEHLQKQLLESSLQHEYDRLEEEYMLRSRECDEAREKIINFESILSRNEESEKVLRNNLESKCIALEEYKKNVEFLFSRNDSFQVRVNDFEDNVLVDLNDEFDLMKSELSKKTEYEKILIEEKANLECNMDRLQEKLTNVTKEMELSEERCEDLASIINVLVIEIKDANSVKQKLEACLNEAEYDLIKSGDFCENLKFELYRVQRELENACVNAESVEKELQNLKFKLNDENDKNELNGSDVRNKLIDPLVDYVHDIKLKLTELNSAIISGNQSEKRLRTKVLSTEEDILPHEDTLKINCDSQPDSPDIDIGLEIDNLHKILN; encoded by the exons ATGGATAGTTGTAACATTAAAGTGGCCATCAAGGCCCGTCCTTTAAACCACAAGGAGCAGTTGGACGATCGAGTTTACTGGAAAGTAGAATCGGACAGTGTTATTCACATCGATCCAATAACTAAAAAGAAGAACGGAGAACAGTTTTTTTTCG ATAGAGTATTTTCTGATAAATCAACAAACTATGACGTGTTTGATGATATTGTCAAACCAATTATTGACAGAGGAGTGCAAGGGTTTAATGGTACAGTATTTGCCTATGGCCAAACTGGTTCTGGTAAAACATTCACTATGTCTGGTGATCAGTCAAACCCTGGAATTATTCCGTTAGCTATTAACTACATGTTCAATGCTATGAATAATTCTTCTAGTAGAGAATATTTACTAAG agcttgttatttagaaatttacaATGAAAAAGTTATAGATttactcgaaaaaaaaaataataaaaatcaaacaaaaaaaattgaaattcagaAAGACGGCTTACATATTACACCATTAAAGGCTATAGTTTGTCAAAATTCACAAATG gtTATTGATCTTATGAAAATAGGTGAAAAAAACCGGAGTATTGGAGAAACAGATATGAATGAAAGATCATCAAGATCCCACACAATATTTCGCATG atTCTAGAAAGTCGTAATGTAGATGATGATTGTGACGGGGCTTACCAGCAATCTGTGATTAATTTGGTTGACTTGGCTGGTTCAGAGCGAAGTAGTCAAACTCAGTCATCTATGGAACGGTTTAAAGAAGGTTGCAAGATTAATAGTTCCCTAACAACTTTAAGTCTTGTTATCCAACAACTTAGTGAATGTCCGGATag ctCTCAACATATCAACTTTCGTGACAGTAAACTTACGAGAATATTACAAACATCTCTTGGAGGAAATTCTTTAACTGCAATTATTTGTACAATTACCTTAGCAGTTGAAGATCAAACATCTAACACATTAAG ttttgccTCTCgtgccaaaaaaattaaaaatactgctAAAGTAAATGAAAATGTCACAGACGAAACACTTCTTAAACGTTATAGAGTTCAACTTTCTAAATTGAACAAAGAATTAGAgggtataaaacaaaatcagtTTGAAAATGATGaagttaatgaaattaaatacaagtatcAGGAAGAAAAGCGAACTAATGAAGAATTAAAGGAACGTATAATGCGTTTGCAAAACAATATGATAACTTCTGCAGCTCATACAGAACAACCCcctaataaa aaaggTTATCAGCGAAGAAGAACTTGGGGTGGAAAAttagataatacattttcttcaaACAGCATTCTTGAAACTATTGAAGAAGATGTCAATATGCATCGACCAAGTGTACCACCTAACTTTGGAAATCTAAATAAag atcttAAAACACCATTAGAACCATTTGAATGGGACTTAATAAGAGAAGAAGATCGCTCTGCTGTCACTGAATCCACAAATAACGAAAATACTGAACATCATTTCTCACC acCATCCAACATTCCATTCAATGTTTGTGAAACTCCTAAAAAAGTTTTAAGAGAACGAGTAGATAATTACAGAAATATGTTTGAAATGAGTATGAAAGAAAACAATGAGTTAAGAGAATTCACAACTCTTGAgaaacaaatgttttataataat AATGAGCAATTAAAAGATTTGAGTAATTTAAGAAAGCAAGTTGAGAATcttcaaactgaaaaaaatgaatctgaaaaaatgattgaaaaacttaaatattcaaTTCAAGTAGTTGAACATGAAAAACGtgatattgaagttattatggAGGTACAAaagaataaatatgataaacgaGAAATGGAACTTCTGGCAACAATTCAG gAAACAAGGTATGAGTTACAACTCAAGGaggatcaaataaaaaaaaccatattaagTGATAACTTTATGACAGAAAAGCAAGAAGAAATTAAAAGACTAGAAATGAAAATTAAAGAAatgtatcaattaaataatacatatattaatgaaatagacactttaaaattacaattgttgAATAAAGACCAGCAACTTAACACAGAGTTATCTAAAGAATGTTCACTTTTGAATGAGTTATCTCTTCTTCAAAATAATGCTGTTGAAGTTAAATCAGTTCCAGgcgctattaaatatttagctGATGAAGGGTATTTCACtcttaaaaaatgtgaaatattggAACTGGATCAATTATTAGAACATATTCATAATACAGTTGGAAAATTGCAACTAGAAAACCAAAGTTTAATagatgaaaacaataatttgaagttaattacaaatgaatttaatattcaaatgaaaaatataaaagaagagAATTATGAATTGAGATTAAAACTTAACACAATTGAGGAATATATTAAGTCTACAATCAAAGATTTCAGTGAAAGTTCTGAGATAGATGTAGACAATTCTGATACAAATAGTTTAATTGATTTTGCAGTTAAACACTTTGAAGATAACACAAACAAAATTGATATACTGTCAaacaagaatttaattttagaagaaAAATTGTCTTTATCAAATACAAAACTGTGTGACATAAAATCATTCGTATTTAATGATCTTGATTGTATTCTTCAAAGTATTTCTGATATGGAACTTGAATCAAGTACTGAAATGGAAAAATTCAAGAAGCAACTTTCAGAAACTcttgaagaaaatttatttttaaaatcaagtaTTCAAGcattcaataaattaacatttgatTGTGTTGATATTATTGAACAAGTTAAGACTAATCATTCAAAGCTTGTTTATCTTCAAACAGAACTTACAGTCTGTAATGctgttaaaaatgaattacaagTACAAATTGAAGAATTAAATAGTTTGAATGCAAatcttaatatgtttattgataACCAAACTAAAgttgaaaatgaaattaaagaAAATCTGGATGCTAAATCTATCGATTTAAATGATGCCCGTAGTAAAATAGTTGAAATGCAATTGATGATAAAAGACAATGAAATTGAATCTAAATCAAATGTTAtcgttttaaatcaattaagaaCTGAACTTGAAACTGTTAAGTCATACCTTAAAGACAAATCAAATATGATAGTTGAGCTTGAAGAAActaaattagaattattatctaaatatagtGAATTAGAGAAATGTAAGTCAAATGCtaaatatattgatgaaaaagaagaaattgaaaaaaaattacaagatgAATTAGTTACAAAGACAAGCGGTTTGCAAAACGCACTAGATGAactaaaagaaattaattttaaacttgaacTGAATGATTctgaattagaaaaattaaaaacttcacTAAGTTTAGTGGTATCTGAAGTTGGTGAAAAGTTAAAACTTATTGAAATGGAAAACTCTAAATCTGAACTTGCTAAAAGCAAGGAGTTAGAAGAAACAAGTCACCTTAGCATTATAAATTCTACACTTGCTGTCAAATCAGAGAGTGAAAATGAAATTCATACTGAATTACTGATAAAGACAAAAGAATTAGAAAATGCAATTTCACAAGTTAATGTTTTACAATTAACAATtgaagaaatgaaaataaaaacaatttctgaTTCTACTGTTATTGAAAGATTAAATAATGAACTCGATACTGTTAAATTTGAACTGGGAGAAAAATCTAAACTTAtggatgaatttaaaataaatgaatctgAAGAAACCATGTGTAATAGCTTAGGAACAATTTCTGAGCTTAACAGCACTATTACAAAACTTACATCTGAATTGGAAGATAAATTAAGGCATGaaaaagcattaaaaaatgaattacaaatTGTTACGGTAGAATTGGATGATACTGTTTCAAAAGTTGATGAAGTAAAATCagtaattaacattttgaatatGAAGCATGAATCTTATATTTCTATTGTAGAACAACTGAATTATGAACTCAACTGTATTAAAACTACACTCAATGAAAAAActcaattaatttttgaattagaaaacACAAATTTAGAACTTTCAACAAAATGTAAGAATACTgaagatgaaataaataaaaccatccATGACCTTAAAGTAAATCTGGAGGATAAAATTAaagttgaaaatgaaataagaGATGAACTTAACACTAAAACTATTGAATTAGACCATGCAATGTCTCAAGAACAAAACTATCGAATTAAGTTAGAAAGTATGGAGagtgaattaaaatcaaatgctATTGTATTAGACCAACTTACAATTGATTTAGACATGAAATCAAATGTAATTTcgaaattagaaaatataaattctgaattaattataaaatgtgataaaattaatgaagCTATGTTAAAAAACATGAAAGATAATGAATTAACTTATACAGATATTCAATGTCAGTTACAACAAGTTCTCCAAGAAAAATCTTTAATTCAAACCGATTTGAATCTGATTAGTCAAAAGTTTATGGAATTGTCAGAACATCACGAtgagacaaaaaatattttagaaaataaagttaaattagaaatattgaaTTACCATAGGTTATATAaagaatttgtaaatttgtcTTGTGATATTGAATCTTTATTAAAACGTCAATCTACTAAAGAATTTAATTTGAGGGAAGAAATTTTAGTAAAATCCACAGAGCTTGAACACTTGCAAAAACAACTACTTGAGTCCAGTTTACAACATGAATACGACAGATTAGAAGAAGAATATATGTTGAGATCTCGTGAATGCGATGAAGCacgagaaaaaataataaattttgaatcaatATTGTCTAGAAATGAAGAATCTGAAAAAGTTCttagaaataatttagaatCCAAATGTATTGCTCTAGAagaatataagaaaaatgttgaatttttgtTTTCGAGAAATGATTCGTTTCAAGTCAGAGTTAATGATTTTGAAGATAATGTTTTAGTGGATTTAAATGACGAATTTGATTTAATGAAATcagaattatcaaaaaaaacagaatatgaaaaaattttaattgaagaaAAAGCAAATCTTGAATGTAACATGGACAGACTTCAAGAAAAACTTACCAATGTCACTAAAGAAATGGAACTTAGCGAAGAACGATGTGAAGATTTGGCttcaattattaatgtattagtaATTGAAATAAAGGATGCAAATTCTGTTAAACAAAAGTTAGAGGCTTGTTTGAATGAAGCtgaatatgatttaataaagtCTGGAGATTTCTGCGAAAaccttaaatttgaattatataggGTACAAAGAGAATTAGAAAATGCATGCGTCAATGCTGAAAGTGTAGAAAAAGAATtacaaaatcttaaatttaaacttaatgatgaaaatgataaaaatgaattgaatgGTTCTGATgtgagaaataaattaattgatccACTTGTAGATTATGTACATGATATTAAATTGAAACTCACTGAACTCAATTCTGCAATAATATCAGGAAATCAAAGTGAAAAACGATTAAGAACAAAAGTTTTGTCTACTGAGGAGGATATTTTACCACATGAAGACACATTAAAGATAAACTGTGACTCACAACCTGATTCTCCTGATATTGACATTGGCTTAGAAATTGATAATTTACATAAGATATTAAAT